Proteins from a single region of Nonlabens spongiae:
- a CDS encoding efflux RND transporter permease subunit — protein NAILIVEFAVQRRKMGESILNAAIDGAKSRLRPILMTSFAFILGLLPLVLAQGVGAEGNKSIGTGAAGGMLIGTLLGLFVIPILFIFFQWIHEKVSGKQNVQSIES, from the coding sequence AAAACGCAATATTAATTGTAGAATTTGCGGTTCAAAGAAGGAAAATGGGTGAGAGTATCCTAAATGCTGCCATCGATGGAGCAAAGTCAAGACTAAGACCTATTCTTATGACTTCTTTTGCTTTTATTCTAGGATTATTGCCACTAGTTCTAGCACAAGGTGTAGGTGCCGAAGGAAATAAATCTATAGGAACTGGTGCTGCTGGTGGTATGCTCATAGGAACTTTACTGGGATTATTTGTCATTCCCATCCTATTTATTTTCTTCCAGTGGATACATGAAAAAGTGTCGGGCAAACAAAATGTTCAATCAATTGAAAGTTAA
- a CDS encoding efflux transporter outer membrane subunit, whose translation MNAIQTIYRAKYLTLIAIALTLQSCFVAKDYVQPEMEETENLYRTDNLPQDSLSMAAVSWKEMFLDSYLSSYIEEGLQNNLDIRVAIQQIVAAEAYMKQGKAGYLPTLSTTAQATHQELSKNSQFGGFFSSIDQYELSGSLSWEADIWGKIRSNKRAGEASFLQTVAAHKAVKTELIAAIASNYFKLLALDEQLRITKSTIRTRDSSVITIKALKEAGDVTQVAVDQYIAQYNNAKALQLDIEYEIFRTENSLNLLLGRPGRLVERSELTQQEINADISIGVPTALLRNRPDVIASEYGLINAFELTNVARSNFYPSLTITGSGGFQSLDIEKILNANSLFATVVGGLTQPIFNQRSIRTQHEVAKAQQEQAFIEFRKTLLTAGNEVSNALYAYKTESEKFKFRKKEVESLRQAESDSEVLLKNGYANYLDLLTARESALNAELNVIDNKLQQLLTIVDLYEALGGGWR comes from the coding sequence ATGAACGCAATTCAAACTATATATCGAGCAAAATACCTCACCTTAATTGCTATAGCACTCACTTTACAAAGTTGTTTTGTCGCTAAGGATTATGTTCAGCCTGAAATGGAGGAGACTGAAAACTTATATCGTACTGATAACCTACCACAAGATAGCCTATCGATGGCAGCGGTTTCATGGAAAGAGATGTTTCTCGACTCCTATCTGTCTAGCTACATAGAAGAAGGTCTACAAAACAATTTAGACATACGAGTAGCCATTCAGCAAATCGTTGCCGCTGAAGCGTACATGAAGCAGGGTAAGGCTGGCTATTTACCTACACTCTCCACCACCGCACAGGCTACGCACCAGGAACTTTCTAAGAATAGTCAATTTGGTGGTTTCTTTTCTTCAATCGATCAGTATGAACTTTCAGGTAGTTTGTCTTGGGAAGCTGATATATGGGGAAAAATTAGAAGTAACAAACGAGCTGGAGAAGCGAGTTTTCTACAAACTGTTGCCGCTCACAAAGCTGTAAAGACAGAACTCATTGCGGCCATTGCGTCTAATTACTTTAAACTTCTAGCTCTTGATGAGCAACTACGCATTACTAAATCGACCATAAGAACTAGAGATAGTAGTGTTATTACAATAAAAGCGCTTAAAGAAGCAGGTGACGTTACTCAGGTCGCAGTAGATCAATATATCGCTCAGTACAACAATGCAAAAGCTCTGCAATTAGATATAGAATATGAAATTTTCAGGACAGAAAACAGCCTTAATCTCCTATTGGGAAGGCCAGGAAGACTTGTTGAACGTAGTGAACTTACACAGCAAGAAATTAACGCTGATATATCAATAGGAGTTCCTACTGCTCTCTTAAGAAATAGGCCTGATGTTATAGCTTCTGAATATGGCTTGATCAATGCGTTTGAACTTACAAACGTGGCACGGAGCAATTTCTACCCATCCCTAACAATAACGGGATCTGGAGGTTTTCAAAGTCTAGATATTGAGAAAATTCTAAACGCTAATTCCCTATTTGCAACAGTAGTAGGAGGTCTAACCCAACCCATATTTAACCAGCGTAGTATAAGAACGCAACATGAGGTTGCAAAAGCACAGCAGGAACAAGCATTTATAGAATTTAGAAAAACCCTGCTCACAGCAGGTAATGAAGTGTCAAACGCTTTGTACGCCTATAAAACCGAATCTGAAAAATTCAAATTTCGTAAAAAGGAAGTAGAATCACTAAGACAGGCTGAATCTGATTCTGAAGTCTTGCTGAAAAATGGATATGCAAACTACCTGGATTTACTTACTGCAAGAGAAAGCGCACTAAACGCTGAATTAAATGTCATTGATAATAAATTGCAACAATTGTTAACGATCGTTGATTTATATGAAGCACTAGGTGGAGGCTGGAGATAA
- a CDS encoding TetR/AcrR family transcriptional regulator, producing MISKLELLQASVKNFTRYGSKRVTMDELSKTLGISKKTIYHHFQSKEELINASINHLIIHYKKNIDQVLSKNQDPIISIILLYKKGFEELRSLTPSFLYGLGKYYPEAKKIFDDFRRFFVDHLIHGLLEDAKSRNLIHKSVNINLFCDLYFRRIEDLSHTNDSLLLDYSNDELLKHMIIFNMKGILTETHLNSFNLSIDL from the coding sequence ATGATAAGCAAGTTAGAGTTATTGCAAGCCTCAGTTAAAAATTTCACTCGTTACGGCAGCAAGCGTGTTACGATGGATGAACTTTCTAAAACCTTGGGAATATCAAAAAAAACAATATACCATCATTTTCAAAGTAAAGAGGAGTTAATCAATGCTAGTATTAATCATCTTATAATCCACTATAAGAAAAATATTGACCAAGTCCTTTCTAAGAATCAGGATCCCATTATCAGTATCATATTACTTTACAAAAAAGGTTTTGAAGAACTACGTTCATTAACACCGTCCTTTCTTTATGGATTAGGGAAGTATTATCCAGAAGCTAAGAAGATTTTTGATGACTTCCGTAGATTCTTTGTTGATCATCTTATCCACGGACTCCTAGAAGATGCTAAATCCCGTAATCTAATCCATAAAAGCGTCAATATCAACCTGTTTTGTGACTTGTATTTTAGAAGAATCGAAGACTTATCTCATACAAATGATTCCTTACTGCTCGACTACTCAAACGATGAACTTTTAAAACACATGATCATTTTTAATATGAAAGGAATTTTAACTGAAACGCATTTGAATTCCTTTAACCTTAGTATTGATCTATAA